A part of Apostichopus japonicus isolate 1M-3 chromosome 10, ASM3797524v1, whole genome shotgun sequence genomic DNA contains:
- the LOC139975461 gene encoding uncharacterized protein: protein MVEVAEEEEEVAEEEEVEEAEEAEAEAEVVEEKITSEGGGGGGGGGGGGGGGGGGGGGEDHSGGNNGGGGGGGEGGGGGGGGGGGGEGGGGHSGGAGGNSGGGGQSGGGGHSGGGGGGGGGAHSGVGGHSGGGGHSGGGGHSGGGGHSGGGGHSGGGGDGGGDGGGGGGGVGGGGGGGHSGGGGHSGGGGGHSGGGGHSGGGGHSGGGGHSGGGGDGGSGGGGGGGGGGGGGGHSGGGGHSGGGDSHSGGGGHSGGGGHSGGGGHSGGGGHSGGGGGHSGGGGHSGHGGHSGGGGHSGGGGHSGGGGHSGGGGHSGGGGHSGGGGHSGGGGHSGGGGDGGGDGGGGGGGVGGGGGGGHSGGGGHSGGGGGHSGGGGHSGGGGHSGGGGHSGGGGHSGGGDGHSGGGGHSGGGGHSGGGGHSGGGGHSGGGGGHSGGGGHSGHGGHSGGGGHSGGGGHSGGEGGHSGGGGGNSGVGGHSGGGGHSGGGGHSGGGGHSGGGGHSGGGGDGGGGGGGGGGGHSGGGHSGGGGHSGGGGHSGGGGHSGGQGGHSGGGEHSGGGGGGGGGGGHSGGGGHSGGGGHSGGGGGHSGGGGGHSGGGGHSGGGGHSGGGDNSGGGGHSGGGGGHSGGGGGHSGGGGHSGGGGHSGGGGNSGGGGGGNSGGGHSGGGGHSDGGHSGGDGHSGGGGHSEGGGGDSDGGGDSGGGGGHSGGNSGGGGHSGGGGHSGGGGHSGGGGGDSGGGGHNSGGNSGHSGGGHSGGGGHSGGGGDDSDGDGDSGGGGGHSGGNSGGGGDSGGGGDSGEGGDSGGGDHSGGGNSGGGGESGGGGGDSGGGGDDSGGGGGHSGGGNSGGGGESGGGGGESVGGGGDSGGGDHNSGGNSGNSGGNSADESGDGSGGNDDESGGNSGGGGNSGGNSDGDGGGDSETGNSGGHDGGSSGGSNGEDSEGGHSSGGDSGGGNSGGSGGNDDDDNDDDDTGGDSGNGSESGDGEDNSSGDGDESSGGNSGGGDSDGSDGGSGVDDGDSKEEEKPCPHCMCHHLGDGSRRRRKLERIRMIAARRNANDPEN, encoded by the exons ATGGTGGAGGTggcggaggaggaggaggaggtggcggaggaggaggaggtggaggaggcgGAGGAGGCGGAGGCGGAGGCGGAGGTGGTGGAGGAGAAGATCACATCGGAG GGAGGAGGAGGTggcggaggaggaggaggtggaggaggcgGAGGAGGCGGAGGTGGTGGAGGAGAAGATCACAGCGGAGGTAACAATGGTGGAGGTGGCGGAGGAGGAGAAGGTGGCGGAGGTGGcggaggaggaggtggtggcGGAGAAGGAGGAGGTGGTCACAGCGGTGGTGCAGGAGGTAACAGTGGTGGAGGTGGTCAAAGTGGAGGAGGTGGACACAGCGGAGGAGGTGGCGGTGGCGGAGGAGGTGCTCACAGCGGTGTAGGTGGTCACAGCGGGGGAGGTGGTCACAGTGGTGGAGGTGGCCACAGTGGTGGAGGTGGTCACAGCGGAGGAGGTGGTCACAGCGGAGGAGGTGGCGATGGCGGAGGAGATGGTGGCGGCGGCGGAGGTGGTGTTGGAGGAGGAGGCGGAGGGGGACACAGCGGAGGAGGCGGCCAcagtggaggaggaggtggtcACAGTGGTGGAGGTGGCCACAGCGGGGGAGGCGGTCACAGCGGAGGAGGTGGTCACAGCGGTGGAGGTGGCGATGGTGGCAGtggaggtggtggtggtggaggaggtGGCGGAGGCGGAGGTGGTCACAGCGGTGGAGGCGGTCACAGTGGAGGAGGAGATAGTCACAGTGGTGGAGGTGGTCATAGCGGAGGAGGTGGTCACAGTGGAGGAGGCGGTCACAGCGGAGGAGGCGGTCAcagtggaggaggaggtggtcACAGCGGTGGAGGTGGTCATAGCGGGCATGGCGGTCACAGCGGAGGAGGTGGTCACAGCGGAGGAGGCGGTCACAGCGGTGGAGGTGGTCACAGCGGGGGAGGTGGTCACAGTGGTGGAGGTGGCCACAGTGGTGGAGGTGGTCACAGCGGAGGAGGTGGTCACAGCGGAGGAGGTGGCGATGGCGGAGGAGATGGTGGCGGCGGCGGAGGTGGTGTTGGAGGAGGAGGCGGAGGTGGACACAGCGGAGGAGGCGGCCAcagtggaggaggaggtggtcACAGTGGTGGAGGTGGCCACAGCGGGGGAGGCGGTCACAGCGGAGGAG GTGGTCACAGCGGTGGAGGCGGTCACAGTGGAGGAGGAGATGGTCACAGTGGTGGAGGTGGTCATAGCGGAGGAGGTGGTCACAGTGGAGGAGGCGGTCACAGCGGAGGAGGCGGTCAcagtggaggaggaggtggtcACAGTGGTGGAGGTGGTCATAGCGGGCATGGCGGTCACAGCGGAGGAGGTGGTCACAGCGGAGGAGGCGGTCACAGTGGTGGAGAAGGTGGTCAcagtggtggaggaggaggtaACAGTGGTGTAGGTGGTCACAGCGGAGGAGGTGGTCACAGCGGTGGAGGTGGTCATAGCGGGGGCGGCGGTCACAGCGGAGGAGGTGGTCACAGCGGTGGTGGTGGCGATGGTGGTGGCGGAGGGGGTGGTGGCGGAGGTGGTCACAGCGGAGGTGGTCACAGTGGAGGAGGTGGTCACAGTGGAGGAGGTGGGCACAGTGGTGGAGGCGGACACAGCGGAGGACAAGGAGGTCACAGCGGAGGAGGAGAACACAGTGGTGGTGGAGGAGGTGGCGGAGGCGGAGGTGGTCACAGCGGTGGAGGCGGTCACAGCGGTGGAGGGGGTCAcagtggaggaggaggtggtcACAGCGGTGGTGGAGGAGGTCACAGTGGTGGAGGGGGTCACAGTGGAGGAGGTGGTCATAGCGGAGGAGGTGATAACAGTGGTGGAGGTGGTCAcagtggaggaggaggtggtcACAGCGGTGGTGGAGGAGGTCACAGTGGTGGAGGGGGTCACAGTGGAGGAGGTGGTCATAGCGGAGGAGGTGGTAAcagtggtggaggaggaggtggtaACAGTGGTGGCGGTCATAGCGGAGGAGGTGGTCACAGTGATGGCGGTCATAGCGGAGGAGATGGTCACAGCGGAGGAGGTGGTCATAGTGAAGGAGGAGGTGGTGATAGTGATGGAGGTGGTGACAGCGGTGGAGGAGGTGGTCACAGCGGAGGTAACAGCGGAGGAGGTGGTCACAGCGGAGGAGGTGGTCACAGTGGTGGAGGTGGTCACAGTGGAGGAGGAGGCGGCGACAGTGGCGGCGGGGGTCATAACAGTGGTGGTAATAGTGGTCACAGCGGAGGTGGTCACAGCGGAGGAGGTGGTCACAGTGGAGGAGGAGGTGATGATAGTGATGGAGATGGTGACAGCGGTGGAGGAGGTGGTCACAGCGGAGGTAACAGCGGAGGAGGTGGTGACAGTGGAGGAGGTGGTGACAGTGGAGAAGGTGGTGACAGTGGAGGGGGTGATCACAGCGGAGGAGGTAACAGTGGAGGAGGAGGTGAAAGTGGTGGAGGGGGTGGTGACAGTGGAGGAGGAGGTGATGAcagtggaggaggaggtggtcACAGCGGAGGAGGTAACAGTGGAGGAGGTGGTGAAAGTGGTGGAGGAGGTGGTGAGAGTGTAGGAGGAGGTGGTGACAGTGGTGGAGGAGATCATAACAGTGGTGGTAATAGTGGTAACAGCGGAGGTAACAGTGCTGACGAAAGCGGTGATGGAAGTGGTGGTAATGATGACGAAAGTGGAGGAAATAGTGGTGGCGGGGGAAACAGTGGAGGAAATAGTGATGGCGATGGTGGTGGAGACAGCGAGACAGGTAACAGTGGTGGGCATGATGgtggtagtagtggtggtaGTAACGGAGAAGACAGTGAGGGTGGGCATAGCAGTGGTGGCGACAGTGGAGGAGGAAACAGTGGTGGCAGTGGaggaaatgatgatgatgataatgatgatgatgatactgGAGGCGATAGTGGTAATGGAAGTGAAAGTGGAGATGGCGAAGATAACAGTAGTGGTGACGGTGATGAGAGCAGTGGTGGCAATAGCGGTGGTGGAGATAGTGATGGCAGTGATGGAGGTAGTGGGGTCGATGACGGTGATAGTAAAG AAGAGGAGAAGCCATGTCCACATTGTATGTGTCACCATTTGGGAGATGGAAGTCGCAGAAGACGAAAGTTAGAGAGAATTAGAATGATTGCTGCAAGGAGAAACGCAAATGATCCGGAAAACTAA